From Spea bombifrons isolate aSpeBom1 chromosome 6, aSpeBom1.2.pri, whole genome shotgun sequence, a single genomic window includes:
- the IL2RB gene encoding interleukin-2 receptor subunit beta, producing MSYPALNSEAVHTAAEPGRTGLRDRTAGLLQAQVRLDPPQSLVISLTKDGLWNLTWSSSYSYYIGNNVEYEVVYKPSKDPWLEAKRIPIRQNDLWVCLQSLQPGTLYEAWVRVNQMEFQGGRWSDFSQPLQWRTLPKYSTYSTSKIMQVVLPCTAALIFIILLPLIICSSHRVKKIFWVHVPDPSRFFDPLIFTHKGDFQKWLSTPFDFSAFSLEPTPINISPVDISWHKDKYPPKVLPLGINETLTDSSGQSFSSFSNQGYFFFQFPNITEDDASSDTQPSYGCLEQRDISPMLQNLPLPSTVTCEGTPLFCADYLSDPMSVGIGIQNRSFEIDSMVNLPQSSTLKQMVKEKVSRDLPEVPCCPTGEDKCEMKERGECDNLNTAAQVITEHVQPSSHEIDMTGGYFTLNAFYQQHYSNWV from the exons TACGCCTTGATCCACCTCAGTCTCTGGTCATCAGCTTAACTAAAGATGGGCTATGGAATCTCACCTGGAGTAGCTCATATTCCTATTATATTGGAAATAATGTTGAGTATGAGGTAGTCTACAAACCCAGTAAAGATCCATGGCTG GAAGCCAAAAGAATTCCTATCAGGCAGAATGACCTTTGGGTTTGTCTGCAGTCTCTTCAGCCAGGCACGCTATATGAAGCCTGGGTGAGAGTCAACCAAATGGAGTTTCAAGGTGGTAGATGGAGTGATTTCAGCCAACCTCTCCAATGGAGAACACTTCCTAAAT ATTCCACATATTCAACCTCCAAAATTATGCAGGTAGTGCTACCATGTACTGCAGCTCTGATTTTTATCATCTTGTTACCACTCATAATCTGCTCTTCACATAG GGTAAAGAAGATATTTTGGGTTCATGTTCCTGATCCTTCAAGATTCTTTGACCCATTGATATTTACTCACAAGGGAGACTTCCAG AAATGGTTATCTACTCCTTTTGACTTCTCTGCATTCTCTCTGGAACCCACTCCAATAAACATCTCCCCTGTGGATATCAGCTGGCATAAGGACAAATACCCTCCCAAAGTTTTACCTCTTGGCATCAATGAAACTCTAACAGATAGCAGTGGGCAGTCGTTTTCTAGTTTCTCCAATCAAGGATATTTCTTCTTCCAGTTTCCTAACATAACAGAAGATGATGCTTCCAGTGATACCCAACCTTCCTATGGTTGCTTAGAACAAAGAGACATCTCACCAATGTTGCAAAATCTGCCCCTACCATCAACAGTCACTTGCGAAGGGACCCCACTATTTTGTGCAGACTATCTCAGCGACCCAATGTCTGTTGGTATTGGGATTCAAAATAGGTCATTTGAAATTGATTCTATGGTTAACTTACCACAGTCTTCTACACTGAAGCAAATGGTTAAAGAAAAAGTTAGTAGAGACCTCCCAGAGGTTCCATGTTGCCCCACTGGGGAAGATAAATGTGAAATgaaggagagaggagagtgtgACAATTTGAACACTGCAGCTCAGGTGATAACTGAGCATGTCCAGCCTTCATCACATGAGATTGATATGACAGGAGGATACTTCACCTTGAATGCATTCTATCAGCAACATTACAGCAACTGGGTTTGA